The following coding sequences are from one Salvia hispanica cultivar TCC Black 2014 chromosome 3, UniMelb_Shisp_WGS_1.0, whole genome shotgun sequence window:
- the LOC125216493 gene encoding alanine--tRNA ligase-like, with translation MVKWTEEEDAELVRLVGIHGEKKWALISGLIPPRTRGSVRERWVHNLDPNLNKNPFTQEEDAIIMEEEARGTAWSVMLSRLARGRTDRMVKNRYKNTLVKRRNQPTLEELEASYDTFLAKAAELGRDIALRKAKMAAEAATDVAETAETAADVAETLADAAEGAADADLVLPLPHWPSKEVRAAFIAFFEGKGHANWTVPLVRHDCQTRHFAGMKLYNPIFLGTNDPDTNRACYTQKCIGVSEYTQHHTFYEVLKTGLSGTDYFKEEAIQWAWELLTKVYKLPGEKIYATYFGGDEELGLKDADEEAKKEWLKVLPASRVLPCENNFWKMGDTGPCGPCTEIHFDSIGRPDGASLGNKDEPTVIEIWSLVFIQYNMEAGVLKPLTAKHVGTGMGFERLTSILQNKMSHYDTDIFMPIFDAIQQATKARPYTGKVGADDLGEVDMAYRVVADHIRTISFAIADGSCPGNDGRGYVLRRILQQAVKYGTGVLKAQPYFFSGLVQVVVDVMSDDFPELKEHYIKIRDIIADEEASFGSTFTKVLSLSQGTEKFKKAAQEVQGKTLGEQSLYLVSEPIGGA, from the exons ATGGTGAAGTGGACTGAAGAGGAAGATGCCGAGCTTGTTCGGCTCGTAGGCATTCATGGGGAGAAGAAGTGGGCACTAATCAGCGGGCTTATTCCGCCAAGAACTCGTGGATCTGTCCGAGAACGATGGGTGCATAATTTGGATCCGAATCTCAACAAAAACCCGTTCACCCAAGAAGAAGATGCTATCATTATGGAAGAGGAAGCACGGGGTACCGCGTGGAGTGTTATGCTCAGCCGATTAGCCCGTGGTCGAACCGATAGAATGGTCAAAAACCGATACAAGAACACCCTCGTTAAACGGAGGAACCAACCGACATTAGAGGAGCTTGAGGCAAGTTATGATACCTTCTTAGCGAAGGCTGCAGAGTTAGGTCGCGACATAGCCTTGAGAAAGGCGAAAAtggcggcggaggcggcgaCCGATGTGGCGGAGACGGCGGAGACGGCGGCCGACGTGGCGGAGACGTTGGCCGATGCGGCGGAGGGGGCGGCCGATGCTGATCTCGTGCTGCCTCTGCCACATTGGCCTTCCAAGGAAGTTAGGGCAGCATTTATCGCCTTTTTCGAGGGGAAAGGCCACGCCAATTGGACTGTTCCTCTTGTTCGCCACGATTGCCAAACTCGTCATTTTGCCG GTATGAAGCTCTACAATCCGATCTTCTTGGGCACGAATGACCCTGACACAAACCGTGCTTGCTACACTCAGAAGTGTATTGGTGTGAGCGAGTATACTCAACACCATACATTTTACGAGGTGCTGAAAACTGGTCTTTCGGGAACTGACTACTTTAAGGAGGAGGCCATTCAATGGGCTTGGGAGCTCCTTACCAAG GTGTATAAGTTGCCCGGCGAGAAGATTTATGCTACCTATTTTGGTGGCGATGAGGAGCTAGGCCTTAAGGACGCTGACGAAGAAGCCAAGAAAGAATGGCTCAAAGTTCTTCCTGCCAGCCGAGTCTTGCCTTGTGAA AACAACTTTTGGAAGATGGGGGATACTGGACCCTGTGGACCCTGTACTGAAATCCATTTTGATAGCATTGGCAGACCTGATGGTGCATCCTTAGGGAACAAAGATGAACCTACAGTGATTGAGATATGGAGTCTCGTGTTTATTCAG TACAACATGGAAGCTGGAGTACTGAAACCACTGACTGCGAAACATGTTGGCACTGGGATGGGTTTTGAAAGATTAACTTCTATTCTTCAGAATAAGATGAGCCATTATGATACTGACATTTTCATGCCCATATTTGATGCAATACAACAG GCAACTAAAGCCCGTCCATACACTGGGAAAGTTGGAGCTGATGACCTAGGTGAAGTTGACATGGCCTACAGGGTCGTTGCAGACCACATTAGAACAATTTCATTCGCCATAGCTGATGGTTCTTGCCCAG GTAACGACGGGCGTGGATATGTGTTGAGGCGCATCCTTCAACAAGCTGTTAAATATGGTACTGGAGTCCTGAAAGCTCAGCCATACTTTTTCAGTGG gCTGGTGCAAGTTGTGGTAGATGTCATGAGTGATGATTTTCCAGAGCTGAAGGAACATTACATAAAGATTAGGGACATCATTGCGGATGAAGAGGCCAGCTTCGGCAGTACTTTTACCAAAGTATTGTCATTGAGTCAG GGAACTGAGAAATTTAAGAAGGCTGCTCAAGAAGTCCAAGGGAAAACACTTGGTGAACAG
- the LOC125216490 gene encoding septin and tuftelin-interacting protein 1 homolog 1-like isoform X2, translating into MDEYQERERFGMDNDYEDGQWIGGEFYGKRRQKRVQTKDDVLYGVFASGDSDSDEGFGSKNKRRKDSSKKADYSKPVSFVSTGTVMPSQEIEHNSKEDIDVMDEDDVKPAGLGLGFGSASSRKANEDKEEDDDFLPTALGKIIREGAKLREEKEKEKARAAKKSSQASKRDLDPNGVGEFEKHTKGIGMKLLEKMGYKGGGLGKNEQGITAPIEAKLRPKNMGMGFNDYKEAVRPAIQEVDEKSVPRPTHSLEGRTNEKLWSKKVSKKKAYITAAELLAQKEEKGFEVVQKVFDMRGPQVRVLTNLENLNAEEIARENDVPMPELQHNIKLIVDIIEHDIQKLDSNLRNEKETVVALQKEKEKLQQEAHEQKQRLGNMEEIIAVLDQLGEKSSSGLLTLESLANSFVDLQTRFPDEYTLCNLSCIACSHALPLFIRIFQGWDPLQNPTHGTKVVSLWKKLLQGKDSLNFSGTASPYVQLLMEVVFPAVRISATNSWQARDAEPMLRYLESWEELLPPSILQAILNMVVMPKISAAIDSWDPRGETIPIHKWIHPWLPLLGHEFESFYHTIRDRFASVLHAWHPSDGSAFAILSPWKTVFEPASWEHLMVQHIIKKLSIVMHEFQINPANQSLDQFNWVVKWASVIPTHHMLPLMDVFFNKWQEVLYHWLCSKPNFDEVTQWYLNWKELLPQELQANEHIRYRLNLGLAMMNQAVEGMEVAPPGLKENISYLRVHEQRQFETHKKAAAQAQHRTMPGLDDIPAEGISGGNKMSLKEVIEIYAQQNDSLNEKVFAQTEDRWPLVSLEQLLELQRPSTMSR; encoded by the exons ATGGATGAGTATCAGGAGAGGGAGAGGTTCGGCATGGATAATGATTATGAGGATGGCCAGTGGATTGGTGGCGAGTTTTATGGCAAGCGCAGACAGAAACGTGTGCAGACGAAAGATGATGTTCTTTATGGCGTGTTTGCCTCTGGTGACAGTGACTCCGACGAGGGGTTTGGGTCGAAAAACAAGCGCAGGAAGGATTCGTCGAAGAAGGCGGATTACTCTAAGCCAGTCAGTTTTGTTTCGACTGGTACGGTTATGCCCAGTCAGGAGATTGAACATAATTCCAAGGAGGATATTGATGTAATGGATGAGGATGATGTCAAACCTGCTGGTTTAGGCCTTGGGTTTGGTTCTGCTTCTTCGAGAAAGGCAAATGAAGAcaaggaagaagatgatgacTTCTTGCCTACTGCCCTTGGTAAGATTATCAGGGAAGGTGCGAAGTTGCGGGAAGAGAAGGAAAAGGAGAAGGCTAGGGCAGCCAAAAAATCATCTCAAGCTAGCAAGAGGGACTTGGACCCGAATGGTGTTGGTGAATTTGAGAAACATACCAAGGGTATTGGAATGAAGTTGCTAGAGAAGATGGGCTACAAGGGTGGCGGTCTTGGTAAAAACGAGCAGGGAATTACGGCTCCTATTGAGGCCAAGCTTCGGCCTAAGAATATGGGAATGGGTTTTAATGACTATAAAGAAGCCGTTCGTCCAGCAATACAGGAAGTAGATGAAAAATCTGTTCCACGTCCCACCCATTCTCTAGAAGGTCGCACTAATGAGAAGCTTTGGTCAAAGAAAGTTTCAAAGAAGAAGGCTTATATAACAGCTGCAGAATTGTTGGCCCAAAAGGAAGAGAAAGGTTTTGAAGTTGTTCAGAAGGTTTTTGATATGAGAGGGCCACAAGTTCGGGTTTTGACAAATTTGGAAAACTTGAATGCAGAAGAAATAGCCAGGGAAAATGATGTACCGATGCCCGAACTTCAGCATAATATCAAATTGATAGTTGATATAATTGAGCATGACATTCAGAAACTTGACAGTAATTTGAGGAACGAAAAGGAAACTGTCGTTGCTTTACAGAAGGAAAAGGAGAAGCTGCAACAGGAGGCTCATGAACAGAAACAGCGGCTTGGAAACATGGAGGAGATAATAGCTGTATTGGATCAGTTGGGTGAGAAGAGCTCGTCAGGATTGTTAACTCTAGAATCACTTGCTAATTCATTTGTAGACTTGCAGACAAGATTTCCCGATGAATACACATTGTGCAACTTATCTTGCATTGCGTGCTCGCATGCTCTGCCTCTATTTATTAGAATATTTCAGGGATGGGACCCACTTCAGAATCCAACTCATGGAACTAAGGTTGTATCACTGTGGAAGAAACTGTTGCAAGGTAAAGATTCTTTGAATTTCTCTGGTACAGCTTCTCCATACGTGCAGCTGCTTATGGAAGTTGTATTTCCTGCCGTAAGAATATCTGCGACCAACTCTTGGCAGGCAAGGGATGCAGAACCCATGCTTAGGTATTTGGAATCTTGGGAAGAACTCTTGCCTCCTTCTATCCTACAGGCCATACTCAACATGGTTGTTATGCCAAAAATATCAGCTGCTATAGACTCTTGGGATCCACGTGGAGAAACTATTCCCATCCATAAATGGATCCACCCTTGGTTACCATTGTTGGGGCACGAGTTCGAGAGTTTCTATCACACGATCCGCGATAGATTTGCCAGTGTTCTTCATGCTTGGCACCCAAGTGATGGATCAGCTTTTGCCATATTGTCTCCTTGGAAAACTGTCTTTGAACCTGCCAGTTGGGAGCACTTAATGGTTCAGCACATCATTAAAAAACTATCGATTGTCATGCATGAATTCCAAATAAATCCAGCCAATCAGAGTCTCGATCAATTTAATTGGGTCGTAAAATGGGCGTCTGTTATTCCTACTCATCACATGCTGCCGTTAATGGATGTTTTCTTTAATAAGTGGCAAGAAGTGCTTTATCATTGGTTGTGTTCGAAACCAAATTTTGACGAAGTGACCCAGTGGTATCTCAACTGGAAAGAGCTCCTTCCTCAAGAACTTCAGGCAAATGAGCATATCCGGTATAGGCTTAATCTTGGTTTGGCCATGATGAACCAGGCGGTTGAAGGCATGGAGGTGGCTCCACCTGGATTGAAAGAGAATATTAGCTATCTCAGGGTGCACGAGCAAAGGCAGTTTGAAACTCATAAAAAAGCCGCTGCACAAGCTCAACATAGGACCATGCCAGGTTTGGATGATATTCCAGCAGAGGGCATTAGTGGTGGAAACAAGATGAGCTTGAAAGAAGTTATTGAAATCTATGCTCAGCAAAATG ATTCCCTCAACGAAAAGGTGTTTGCCCAGACTGAGGACAGATGGCCCCTCGTATCACTTGAGCAACTGCTGGAATTGCAAAGGCCTTCTACGATGAGCCGTTAA
- the LOC125216490 gene encoding septin and tuftelin-interacting protein 1 homolog 1-like isoform X1 yields the protein MDEYQERERFGMDNDYEDGQWIGGEFYGKRRQKRVQTKDDVLYGVFASGDSDSDEGFGSKNKRRKDSSKKADYSKPVSFVSTGTVMPSQEIEHNSKEDIDVMDEDDVKPAGLGLGFGSASSRKANEDKEEDDDFLPTALGKIIREGAKLREEKEKEKARAAKKSSQASKRDLDPNGVGEFEKHTKGIGMKLLEKMGYKGGGLGKNEQGITAPIEAKLRPKNMGMGFNDYKEAVRPAIQEVDEKSVPRPTHSLEGRTNEKLWSKKVSKKKAYITAAELLAQKEEKGFEVVQKVFDMRGPQVRVLTNLENLNAEEIARENDVPMPELQHNIKLIVDIIEHDIQKLDSNLRNEKETVVALQKEKEKLQQEAHEQKQRLGNMEEIIAVLDQLGEKSSSGLLTLESLANSFVDLQTRFPDEYTLCNLSCIACSHALPLFIRIFQGWDPLQNPTHGTKVVSLWKKLLQGKDSLNFSGTASPYVQLLMEVVFPAVRISATNSWQARDAEPMLRYLESWEELLPPSILQAILNMVVMPKISAAIDSWDPRGETIPIHKWIHPWLPLLGHEFESFYHTIRDRFASVLHAWHPSDGSAFAILSPWKTVFEPASWEHLMVQHIIKKLSIVMHEFQINPANQSLDQFNWVVKWASVIPTHHMLPLMDVFFNKWQEVLYHWLCSKPNFDEVTQWYLNWKELLPQELQANEHIRYRLNLGLAMMNQAVEGMEVAPPGLKENISYLRVHEQRQFETHKKAAAQAQHRTMPGLDDIPAEGISGGNKMSLKEVIEIYAQQNGLLFKPKPGRMLDGHQIYAFGNISIIVDSLNEKVFAQTEDRWPLVSLEQLLELQRPSTMSR from the coding sequence ATGGATGAGTATCAGGAGAGGGAGAGGTTCGGCATGGATAATGATTATGAGGATGGCCAGTGGATTGGTGGCGAGTTTTATGGCAAGCGCAGACAGAAACGTGTGCAGACGAAAGATGATGTTCTTTATGGCGTGTTTGCCTCTGGTGACAGTGACTCCGACGAGGGGTTTGGGTCGAAAAACAAGCGCAGGAAGGATTCGTCGAAGAAGGCGGATTACTCTAAGCCAGTCAGTTTTGTTTCGACTGGTACGGTTATGCCCAGTCAGGAGATTGAACATAATTCCAAGGAGGATATTGATGTAATGGATGAGGATGATGTCAAACCTGCTGGTTTAGGCCTTGGGTTTGGTTCTGCTTCTTCGAGAAAGGCAAATGAAGAcaaggaagaagatgatgacTTCTTGCCTACTGCCCTTGGTAAGATTATCAGGGAAGGTGCGAAGTTGCGGGAAGAGAAGGAAAAGGAGAAGGCTAGGGCAGCCAAAAAATCATCTCAAGCTAGCAAGAGGGACTTGGACCCGAATGGTGTTGGTGAATTTGAGAAACATACCAAGGGTATTGGAATGAAGTTGCTAGAGAAGATGGGCTACAAGGGTGGCGGTCTTGGTAAAAACGAGCAGGGAATTACGGCTCCTATTGAGGCCAAGCTTCGGCCTAAGAATATGGGAATGGGTTTTAATGACTATAAAGAAGCCGTTCGTCCAGCAATACAGGAAGTAGATGAAAAATCTGTTCCACGTCCCACCCATTCTCTAGAAGGTCGCACTAATGAGAAGCTTTGGTCAAAGAAAGTTTCAAAGAAGAAGGCTTATATAACAGCTGCAGAATTGTTGGCCCAAAAGGAAGAGAAAGGTTTTGAAGTTGTTCAGAAGGTTTTTGATATGAGAGGGCCACAAGTTCGGGTTTTGACAAATTTGGAAAACTTGAATGCAGAAGAAATAGCCAGGGAAAATGATGTACCGATGCCCGAACTTCAGCATAATATCAAATTGATAGTTGATATAATTGAGCATGACATTCAGAAACTTGACAGTAATTTGAGGAACGAAAAGGAAACTGTCGTTGCTTTACAGAAGGAAAAGGAGAAGCTGCAACAGGAGGCTCATGAACAGAAACAGCGGCTTGGAAACATGGAGGAGATAATAGCTGTATTGGATCAGTTGGGTGAGAAGAGCTCGTCAGGATTGTTAACTCTAGAATCACTTGCTAATTCATTTGTAGACTTGCAGACAAGATTTCCCGATGAATACACATTGTGCAACTTATCTTGCATTGCGTGCTCGCATGCTCTGCCTCTATTTATTAGAATATTTCAGGGATGGGACCCACTTCAGAATCCAACTCATGGAACTAAGGTTGTATCACTGTGGAAGAAACTGTTGCAAGGTAAAGATTCTTTGAATTTCTCTGGTACAGCTTCTCCATACGTGCAGCTGCTTATGGAAGTTGTATTTCCTGCCGTAAGAATATCTGCGACCAACTCTTGGCAGGCAAGGGATGCAGAACCCATGCTTAGGTATTTGGAATCTTGGGAAGAACTCTTGCCTCCTTCTATCCTACAGGCCATACTCAACATGGTTGTTATGCCAAAAATATCAGCTGCTATAGACTCTTGGGATCCACGTGGAGAAACTATTCCCATCCATAAATGGATCCACCCTTGGTTACCATTGTTGGGGCACGAGTTCGAGAGTTTCTATCACACGATCCGCGATAGATTTGCCAGTGTTCTTCATGCTTGGCACCCAAGTGATGGATCAGCTTTTGCCATATTGTCTCCTTGGAAAACTGTCTTTGAACCTGCCAGTTGGGAGCACTTAATGGTTCAGCACATCATTAAAAAACTATCGATTGTCATGCATGAATTCCAAATAAATCCAGCCAATCAGAGTCTCGATCAATTTAATTGGGTCGTAAAATGGGCGTCTGTTATTCCTACTCATCACATGCTGCCGTTAATGGATGTTTTCTTTAATAAGTGGCAAGAAGTGCTTTATCATTGGTTGTGTTCGAAACCAAATTTTGACGAAGTGACCCAGTGGTATCTCAACTGGAAAGAGCTCCTTCCTCAAGAACTTCAGGCAAATGAGCATATCCGGTATAGGCTTAATCTTGGTTTGGCCATGATGAACCAGGCGGTTGAAGGCATGGAGGTGGCTCCACCTGGATTGAAAGAGAATATTAGCTATCTCAGGGTGCACGAGCAAAGGCAGTTTGAAACTCATAAAAAAGCCGCTGCACAAGCTCAACATAGGACCATGCCAGGTTTGGATGATATTCCAGCAGAGGGCATTAGTGGTGGAAACAAGATGAGCTTGAAAGAAGTTATTGAAATCTATGCTCAGCAAAATGGTTTGCTGTTCAAGCCCAAACCTGGTAGAATGCTAGATGGGCATCAAATATATGCATTTGGTAATATAAGCATAATTGTAGATTCCCTCAACGAAAAGGTGTTTGCCCAGACTGAGGACAGATGGCCCCTCGTATCACTTGAGCAACTGCTGGAATTGCAAAGGCCTTCTACGATGAGCCGTTAA